In Chryseobacterium gotjawalense, the following are encoded in one genomic region:
- the nadA gene encoding quinolinate synthase NadA, with translation MSTENLETAKDNLPVRGFLNIKDLIIPQGEDLVKAILDLKKEKNAVILAHYYQPAAIQDIADYLGDSLQLARAAKDTDADMIAFCGVHFMAEAAKILNPTKKVVLPDTQAGCSLADGCSGAGLRAMRAKHPNALIATYINCNAETKAESDIIVTSSNAETIIRSLPEDRPIIFAPDKNLGKYLMKKTGREMILWDGSCIVHEAFSMERIAQQMADHPHAKLIAHPESETPVLDLAHFVGSTSALLNFVEKDDAQEFIVATEEGILHEMQKRAPHKKLMPALVFDESCNCSECFYMKRNTLEKLYLCMKYELPEITMDEELRLKALKPIEAMLELSTTIK, from the coding sequence ATGAGCACAGAAAATTTAGAAACCGCAAAAGACAACCTTCCCGTAAGGGGTTTTTTAAATATTAAAGATTTAATCATTCCACAGGGTGAAGATTTGGTAAAAGCCATTTTAGATCTTAAAAAAGAAAAAAACGCCGTGATTTTGGCGCATTACTACCAACCTGCAGCCATTCAGGATATTGCCGATTATTTGGGTGATTCCCTCCAGTTAGCGCGTGCGGCAAAAGATACCGATGCGGATATGATTGCTTTTTGTGGCGTTCATTTTATGGCAGAAGCAGCAAAGATTCTGAATCCTACAAAAAAAGTCGTCCTGCCAGATACGCAGGCTGGCTGTTCACTGGCAGACGGTTGCAGTGGTGCAGGTTTGCGGGCAATGCGGGCAAAACACCCGAACGCTTTAATCGCGACTTACATCAACTGTAACGCCGAAACCAAAGCAGAATCAGACATCATCGTTACCAGCTCCAATGCCGAAACCATCATTCGGTCGTTACCGGAAGACCGACCTATTATTTTCGCACCGGACAAGAATTTGGGGAAATATTTAATGAAGAAAACCGGCCGCGAGATGATTCTCTGGGACGGAAGCTGTATCGTTCATGAAGCTTTTTCTATGGAAAGAATCGCCCAACAAATGGCCGATCATCCTCACGCAAAACTCATCGCACATCCGGAAAGTGAAACGCCTGTTTTAGATTTGGCTCATTTCGTGGGTTCCACTTCTGCACTCTTAAATTTTGTGGAAAAAGACGATGCTCAGGAATTCATCGTAGCCACCGAAGAGGGAATTCTTCACGAAATGCAAAAACGTGCTCCGCACAAAAAACTGATGCCAGCCTTGGTTTTCGATGAATCATGCAACTGCTCGGAATGTTTTTATATGAAAAGAAATACGCTGGAAAAACTCTATCTCTGCATGAAATACGAGCTGCCGGAAATCACCATGGATGAAGAGTTGCGCCTGAAAGCACTGAAACCGATTGAAGCGATGCTGGAATTATCGACGACGATTAAATGA
- a CDS encoding NAD(P)-binding domain-containing protein, whose protein sequence is MRIAIIGCGWVGEKLAKYWTDKKHHVIATTTTPDKIIPLKKVAAEVHLLDFRSTFDFDFLNDVDVAIFSMPISRNDWHEGFEKLDKQFPKTIFFSSTGIYPQEDKVFTESDTGNLRPDIVSSENLVRKKYPQTTILRFGGLMGDERSLQNFFKNRLPENPDKLTNYIHYEDILSVAEQLIHSEIKAETYNLVAPEHPSIAEILNLENKSSSDKKEIQPQRIISSQHLIQDFNYTFIHPNPKYF, encoded by the coding sequence ATGAGAATCGCCATTATCGGTTGCGGTTGGGTTGGAGAAAAATTAGCCAAATACTGGACTGATAAAAAGCACCATGTCATCGCCACGACCACCACACCCGATAAAATAATTCCGCTGAAGAAAGTGGCGGCAGAAGTTCATTTGCTGGACTTTCGCTCAACGTTTGATTTTGATTTTTTAAACGATGTCGACGTTGCCATTTTCAGTATGCCGATTTCGAGAAATGACTGGCATGAGGGTTTTGAAAAACTCGACAAACAATTTCCAAAAACCATCTTTTTCAGCTCGACCGGAATTTATCCGCAGGAAGACAAAGTATTCACTGAAAGCGACACCGGAAATTTACGGCCAGACATTGTCTCCTCAGAAAATCTGGTGCGAAAGAAATATCCACAAACCACTATTTTGCGTTTTGGCGGATTAATGGGTGACGAACGGTCGCTTCAAAATTTCTTTAAAAACAGGTTGCCGGAAAATCCTGACAAGCTTACCAATTATATTCATTACGAAGATATTTTGTCTGTCGCAGAACAACTGATTCATTCTGAAATAAAAGCGGAAACTTACAATCTCGTGGCTCCGGAACATCCGTCAATCGCAGAGATTCTGAATCTGGAAAATAAAAGCAGCAGCGATAAAAAAGAAATTCAACCCCAAAGAATCATTTCTTCCCAGCATTTAATTCAAGATTTTAATTATACATTTATACATCCCAATCCTAAATATTTTTAA
- a CDS encoding YicC family protein — protein sequence MILSMTGFGRSEGVFEGKKITIDIKSLNSKSFDLNIKIPLRYKEKEFEMRKILNDRVLRGKVDCYVNIESLNNASDVNINHDLVQAYMQELKKVAGDGPDFEYLKMAVRMPEAISSKSDELNDNEWIFLIELLEEALTKFDNFRRIEGEILQEELHRNINKIENCLHQIKPYEEVRMDAVKERYRNSLNEFDQIDETRFYQEMAYYTEKLDIAEEKVRLTQHLKYYLEVMIEESCNGKKLGFISQEIGREINTLGSKANHAEIQKLVVMMKDDLEKIKEQTLNVL from the coding sequence ATGATTTTATCCATGACCGGCTTCGGCAGAAGCGAAGGAGTTTTCGAAGGCAAAAAAATAACCATCGACATTAAATCCCTCAACAGCAAATCTTTTGATTTAAACATCAAAATCCCATTAAGATATAAAGAGAAAGAATTCGAAATGCGCAAAATACTCAACGACAGAGTTCTCCGTGGGAAAGTTGATTGCTACGTGAATATCGAATCCCTCAATAACGCCAGTGATGTGAATATAAATCACGATCTGGTGCAGGCGTATATGCAGGAACTGAAAAAGGTGGCCGGAGACGGTCCCGATTTCGAATATCTGAAAATGGCGGTGAGAATGCCGGAAGCCATTTCTTCTAAAAGCGATGAACTCAATGATAACGAATGGATTTTCTTAATCGAATTATTAGAAGAAGCTTTAACAAAATTTGACAATTTCCGACGGATAGAAGGTGAAATCCTGCAGGAAGAACTGCACCGGAATATCAACAAAATTGAGAATTGCCTCCATCAGATAAAACCTTACGAAGAAGTGAGAATGGATGCGGTAAAAGAGCGCTACCGCAATTCACTCAACGAATTTGACCAGATCGACGAAACCCGTTTCTATCAGGAAATGGCGTATTATACTGAAAAACTAGATATCGCTGAAGAAAAAGTACGGCTCACTCAGCATTTAAAATATTATCTGGAAGTGATGATCGAAGAAAGCTGCAACGGCAAAAAACTCGGGTTTATTTCCCAGGAAATCGGCAGAGAAATCAATACCCTTGGCTCCAAAGCCAACCACGCAGAAATCCAGAAACTCGTGGTCATGATGAAAGATGATCTGGAAAAAATAAAGGAACAAACGCTGAACGTATTGTAG
- the gmk gene encoding guanylate kinase, whose translation MNKVIIFSAPSGSGKTTLVKHCLEHFSELAFSISCTTRNPRGEEQHGIDYHFITPDEFRQKITKGAFVEFEEVYTDKYYGTLKSEVERIWASGKVVIFDVDVQGGIALKKYFGDKALSIFIMPPSVAALELRLIARGTDDLETIHMRVAKATEEISFKNEFDKIVVNDQLEVAKIEIDNLITQFLKS comes from the coding sequence ATGAACAAAGTAATCATATTCTCCGCTCCGTCCGGAAGTGGAAAAACCACTCTGGTAAAACACTGTCTGGAACATTTTTCGGAACTGGCATTTTCAATTTCCTGTACGACGAGAAATCCGAGAGGCGAAGAACAACACGGTATCGATTATCATTTCATCACTCCTGATGAATTTCGCCAGAAAATTACTAAAGGGGCTTTCGTAGAGTTTGAAGAAGTATATACCGACAAATATTACGGGACCTTGAAATCAGAAGTCGAACGCATCTGGGCCAGCGGAAAAGTCGTTATTTTCGATGTGGATGTGCAGGGCGGAATTGCCCTGAAAAAATATTTCGGCGACAAAGCACTGTCTATTTTCATCATGCCGCCTTCGGTGGCCGCTTTGGAATTAAGATTGATCGCAAGAGGAACCGATGACCTGGAAACGATTCACATGCGCGTTGCAAAAGCGACAGAAGAAATCTCTTTTAAAAATGAATTCGACAAAATTGTAGTCAACGATCAGTTGGAAGTGGCTAAAATTGAAATCGACAATTTAATAACGCAGTTTTTGAAATCATGA
- the hemW gene encoding radical SAM family heme chaperone HemW translates to MIYLHIPFCKQKCSYCNFHFSTSLKYKEEMISAIKKEISLRKNELQTQDLKSLYFGGGTPSILKADELQSIIDEVLKHFSFDSNIEITLEANPDDLDKNFLKELSKTPFNRLSIGTQSFFDEDLKLMNRAHNAGEAESSIKRAQDFGFENISIDLIYGSPTSSFEIWKQNLDKTIELQVPHISSYALTVEPKTMLNAWISQGKIAAPKEAEQHEEFFYMTDFLKDHGFDHYEISNFGKPGFHSRHNSAYWKYREYLGIGPSAHSYNGRNERSWNIANNQLYINSLNKNILPKETELLSEKDQFNEMLMIGLRTTWGVDLSALKEKFSAELLDYFQNQIKTKLDDGLLMIENNHLIIPEKHWFLADGIASDLFMV, encoded by the coding sequence ATGATTTACCTCCATATCCCTTTCTGCAAACAAAAATGCAGTTACTGCAACTTTCATTTTTCCACTTCTTTAAAATATAAAGAGGAGATGATTTCTGCGATAAAAAAAGAAATTTCTTTAAGAAAAAATGAGTTGCAAACCCAAGATTTAAAATCCCTTTATTTCGGTGGCGGAACTCCTTCTATTCTTAAAGCAGATGAACTTCAGTCGATTATTGATGAGGTCTTAAAGCATTTCTCTTTTGATTCCAATATTGAAATTACCCTCGAAGCCAATCCCGATGATTTGGATAAAAACTTTCTCAAAGAATTATCAAAAACGCCTTTCAACCGTTTGTCAATCGGGACCCAAAGTTTTTTTGATGAAGATTTAAAATTAATGAACCGCGCGCACAATGCAGGTGAAGCTGAAAGTTCAATTAAGCGGGCCCAGGATTTTGGTTTTGAAAACATCAGCATCGATTTAATCTACGGTTCGCCGACTTCAAGTTTCGAAATCTGGAAACAGAATCTCGATAAAACGATTGAACTTCAGGTGCCGCATATTTCTTCTTACGCACTGACGGTTGAACCCAAAACAATGTTGAATGCCTGGATCTCTCAGGGAAAAATCGCCGCTCCAAAAGAAGCGGAGCAACATGAGGAGTTTTTCTACATGACGGATTTTCTGAAAGATCACGGTTTCGATCATTACGAAATATCCAATTTTGGAAAACCCGGTTTTCATTCCAGACACAATTCTGCTTACTGGAAATACCGGGAATATCTGGGCATCGGACCTTCCGCACATTCTTATAACGGCCGAAACGAAAGAAGCTGGAATATTGCCAATAATCAATTGTATATCAATTCTTTAAATAAAAACATCTTGCCCAAAGAAACGGAACTGCTCTCCGAAAAAGACCAATTCAATGAAATGTTGATGATTGGTTTGCGAACAACTTGGGGCGTAGATTTGTCTGCCTTAAAGGAAAAATTCAGCGCGGAACTTTTGGACTATTTTCAAAATCAAATCAAAACCAAACTCGATGACGGCCTGCTGATGATCGAAAATAACCATCTTATTATTCCTGAAAAGCATTGGTTTCTGGCAGATGGAATTGCGTCGGATCTGTTTATGGTGTAG
- a CDS encoding PASTA domain-containing protein, translating to MLKSFFHWKVLVNILLAAAVFVGAVWLTFRWLEIHTNHGKEIAVPNVMNRSVHEAIKILDDSGLGYEVDSFKYDPKFKPFQVLQIYPSPGSRVKDGRTIVLKVNPRTYAQVSVPDILDRYKGLAFRQLEQVGLKIGDTIYEPSIQRDAVLRMLYNGSVLKPGTLLPRFTTIDLVIGAGPKRNISVPNLVGLTVQEAKLIIAQNLFEVGLIEHEDGGGDESDIVYYQDPAAFDVRDQGMQIDLWASKKTPAEMRGKISQLNSMYRIKDNYEPRNYEEPPVYNEPVPNRSEPPLEETPKAVVPKVETPKQEVKKQEMPKTAPEQKPKAAEAKPKTTTTPVPAKVSPAKTEEKPKVKKVIVE from the coding sequence ATGCTTAAATCGTTCTTCCACTGGAAAGTCCTGGTTAATATACTTCTAGCGGCTGCCGTTTTCGTAGGGGCAGTTTGGCTGACATTTCGCTGGTTAGAAATACATACGAATCACGGAAAAGAAATCGCAGTACCCAATGTGATGAATAGATCGGTGCATGAAGCCATTAAAATTTTAGATGATTCAGGCTTGGGATACGAAGTCGACAGTTTTAAATACGACCCAAAATTCAAACCTTTTCAGGTTTTACAAATTTATCCTTCACCGGGTTCCCGCGTAAAAGATGGCAGAACTATCGTGCTGAAAGTGAATCCGAGAACCTATGCACAGGTTTCTGTACCGGATATTTTAGACCGTTACAAAGGATTGGCATTCAGGCAACTGGAGCAGGTTGGGTTGAAAATTGGCGATACCATTTATGAGCCGAGTATTCAGCGTGATGCTGTTTTGAGAATGCTCTACAATGGGTCGGTTTTGAAGCCGGGTACCCTGTTGCCGAGATTCACAACGATTGATCTGGTCATTGGTGCGGGGCCAAAACGAAATATCAGCGTACCGAATCTGGTGGGCTTAACCGTACAGGAAGCGAAATTAATTATTGCGCAAAATTTATTCGAAGTAGGATTAATCGAACATGAAGATGGCGGTGGCGATGAATCAGATATTGTGTATTACCAGGATCCGGCAGCATTTGATGTGAGGGATCAGGGAATGCAGATTGACCTTTGGGCCAGTAAAAAAACGCCGGCGGAAATGCGTGGAAAAATCTCACAGTTGAATTCCATGTATCGAATCAAAGATAACTATGAGCCTCGGAATTATGAAGAGCCCCCTGTTTATAATGAACCTGTTCCCAACCGGAGTGAACCCCCTTTAGAGGAAACGCCAAAAGCGGTTGTGCCAAAAGTAGAAACTCCAAAGCAGGAAGTGAAAAAGCAGGAAATGCCAAAAACAGCGCCGGAGCAAAAACCAAAAGCCGCTGAAGCGAAACCAAAAACGACAACAACTCCGGTACCGGCAAAGGTAAGTCCTGCGAAAACCGAAGAAAAACCCAAAGTTAAAAAGGTAATTGTTGAATAG
- a CDS encoding type II toxin-antitoxin system RelE/ParE family toxin: MGYNLVILNRAQEEIDQAYEYYSEISYSVMKSFDEQLELAYQSLEINPFFQFRYKNLRAIPFKSFPYILFFTIDEEEKLVYIYSVFNTNQDPQKYPNL; encoded by the coding sequence ATGGGTTATAATCTCGTTATTCTTAATCGTGCTCAGGAAGAAATAGATCAAGCCTATGAATATTATTCAGAGATTTCTTATTCGGTAATGAAATCTTTTGATGAACAATTAGAACTGGCTTATCAATCTTTGGAAATAAATCCTTTCTTCCAATTTCGATATAAAAACTTGAGAGCGATTCCTTTTAAATCGTTTCCTTATATACTATTTTTCACGATTGACGAAGAGGAAAAATTGGTTTACATTTATTCTGTTTTTAACACCAACCAAGATCCGCAGAAATATCCGAATTTATAA
- a CDS encoding PorP/SprF family type IX secretion system membrane protein yields MRKIYTLFFVVVFLGSYKSQETLPFYQQYLLGGDFLFNPALYGSTDDVVLNLNYQKQFSNFDQSPNVQSIGMHANVFDRVGAGLSFFRDQNGPISSNGISAGAAYFIPMDDDGERKSQFSFGTNVNFYNMNIDLGMLNPQNPGDPVLSSNSLFLVYANLGMALSYRNFFAGVSVNDIALSNDIPIVNGIEPEPTKVLIHTGYDWYLTDEVYVTPSVLANFNTNSSKLVDLNVMGTVNGDENSFSAGVSFRTAINKFGNQSLGFSPVIKGTVNNFFFGATYNFGLSDIQQYAGSSFMLSIGYKLENFINTRGYRY; encoded by the coding sequence ATGAGAAAAATATATACGTTATTTTTCGTGGTGGTCTTTCTCGGAAGCTACAAAAGCCAGGAAACATTGCCTTTTTATCAACAGTATCTGCTTGGCGGCGATTTCCTTTTTAATCCCGCGCTCTATGGAAGTACCGATGATGTTGTATTGAATTTAAACTACCAGAAACAGTTTTCGAATTTCGATCAGTCCCCCAATGTACAGTCGATCGGGATGCACGCCAACGTATTTGACAGGGTGGGAGCCGGATTGTCTTTTTTCAGAGATCAAAACGGGCCGATTTCTTCCAATGGTATTTCGGCAGGTGCTGCTTATTTTATTCCTATGGATGATGATGGCGAGCGAAAAAGCCAGTTCTCTTTTGGAACGAATGTGAATTTCTATAATATGAATATCGACCTGGGTATGCTGAATCCACAGAATCCAGGCGACCCGGTTTTAAGTTCGAATTCCCTCTTTCTGGTCTATGCCAATCTTGGAATGGCGCTCAGTTACCGTAATTTTTTCGCGGGAGTTTCTGTGAACGATATCGCTTTAAGCAATGATATTCCTATTGTGAACGGTATTGAACCGGAACCGACCAAAGTTCTGATCCACACGGGTTATGACTGGTATCTGACCGATGAGGTTTATGTAACGCCGTCTGTCCTGGCCAACTTTAATACCAATTCATCTAAACTGGTGGATCTCAATGTTATGGGAACCGTTAACGGAGACGAAAACTCCTTTTCAGCCGGGGTGAGTTTTAGAACAGCAATCAATAAATTCGGTAATCAAAGTTTAGGATTTTCTCCGGTTATCAAAGGAACGGTGAATAATTTCTTTTTCGGTGCCACTTATAATTTCGGGCTGTCTGATATTCAACAGTATGCCGGCAGCAGTTTCATGCTCAGTATCGGATATAAATTAGAAAATTTCATCAATACGAGAGGGTACCGGTATTAA
- the folB gene encoding dihydroneopterin aldolase: MTSKIIIEDLKIYAYHGALPEETLIGTFYLLNVEVQADLWKAVGTDDLNDTINYAAINDIIHQEMKIPSKLMEHVAGRILKNIKLAFPQISFIKIKITKTNPPMTGEMHGVSVEIENQF, from the coding sequence ATGACTTCAAAAATAATTATAGAAGACCTGAAAATTTACGCTTACCACGGCGCACTTCCCGAGGAAACGCTCATCGGAACGTTTTATCTTTTGAATGTGGAAGTTCAGGCCGATTTGTGGAAAGCCGTAGGAACGGATGATTTAAACGACACCATCAATTACGCAGCCATCAACGATATCATTCATCAGGAAATGAAAATTCCCTCCAAATTGATGGAACATGTGGCGGGCAGAATTCTGAAAAATATCAAACTGGCTTTTCCGCAGATTTCCTTTATTAAAATTAAAATCACCAAAACCAATCCGCCAATGACGGGCGAAATGCACGGCGTAAGCGTGGAGATCGAAAATCAGTTTTAG
- a CDS encoding RluA family pseudouridine synthase, translating into MIEDNENFAEEDFLTQDSNETESDGLFEHLSLTVDKGQESVRIDKFLVNFRQNSSRNKISQTCRAGNVVVNGSPVKQNYRVKPGDEISVLLTKPPRENIIIPQDIPINIVYEDDDVVVVDKAAGMVVHPGHGNYDGTLINALAFHFEKNGVKSDLDRVGLVHRIDKDTSGLLVIAKNEYALSFLAKQFFDRTTKRLYWAFVWGNVEEEQGTIRGNIGRHLKNRMQMAVFEDGTLGKHAVTHYKVIERFRYITWVECKLETGRTHQIRAHFKHIGHTLFNDERYEGNQILKGINMPKYKQFVKNVFEILPRHALHAHTLGFIHPTTGKEMYFESPMPKDMDDALNKWRKYLES; encoded by the coding sequence ATGATAGAAGACAACGAAAATTTCGCGGAAGAAGATTTTCTGACTCAGGATTCCAACGAAACTGAATCGGACGGACTCTTTGAACACCTTTCCCTCACCGTTGATAAAGGCCAGGAATCGGTACGGATCGATAAATTTCTGGTGAATTTCCGGCAAAATTCTTCAAGAAATAAAATCTCGCAAACCTGCCGCGCGGGGAACGTCGTGGTCAATGGTTCGCCGGTTAAGCAGAATTACCGCGTAAAACCCGGGGATGAAATTTCCGTCCTGCTTACCAAGCCGCCACGGGAAAATATCATCATTCCACAAGATATTCCCATTAATATCGTTTATGAAGATGACGATGTGGTCGTGGTGGATAAAGCAGCAGGAATGGTGGTGCATCCCGGTCATGGGAATTATGACGGAACTTTGATCAATGCCCTGGCTTTTCATTTTGAAAAAAACGGGGTGAAATCAGATTTAGACCGCGTTGGGTTGGTGCATCGGATTGATAAAGATACTTCAGGCCTTTTAGTCATCGCCAAAAATGAATACGCCCTGAGTTTTCTTGCCAAACAGTTCTTTGACCGTACGACCAAAAGATTATACTGGGCGTTTGTCTGGGGAAATGTGGAAGAAGAGCAGGGAACGATTCGCGGAAACATCGGCAGACATCTGAAAAACAGAATGCAGATGGCCGTTTTCGAAGACGGAACTTTGGGGAAACATGCTGTTACTCATTATAAAGTTATCGAGCGTTTCCGGTACATCACCTGGGTAGAATGCAAACTGGAAACAGGCAGAACGCATCAGATCAGGGCGCATTTCAAACATATCGGGCACACTCTTTTTAATGATGAAAGATATGAAGGAAATCAGATTCTAAAAGGAATCAATATGCCGAAATACAAACAGTTTGTAAAAAACGTTTTCGAAATTTTGCCCCGTCATGCCCTTCATGCCCACACGCTTGGATTTATCCATCCCACGACCGGGAAAGAAATGTATTTTGAAAGCCCAATGCCGAAAGATATGGACGATGCCCTGAATAAATGGAGAAAATATTTAGAATCTTAG
- the murI gene encoding glutamate racemase yields the protein MKTIKPDFSHLSANQSIGIFDSGVGGLTVAKEIKRLLPHENLIYFGDTKHLPYGEKSREAIVGYCTKITEFLLEKNCKAIVIACNSATANALTEVLALVNNQVPVIDVINPVAEKVSYEIHNNVGVIATKATVNSGLYKKSIRKHNKFIKVDELATPLLVPAIEEGFRNHPITHSIIYNYLSNSKLKNIETLILGCTHYPLLLNEIKQYYGNRVRVIDSPSIVANQLRIILEKHHLLNEDNPKPTYQFFLSDITKNFEKISKKFFGKAINLELKVL from the coding sequence TTGAAAACCATAAAACCAGATTTCAGCCATCTTTCCGCCAATCAATCCATCGGGATTTTCGACTCCGGTGTGGGCGGATTAACCGTTGCCAAAGAAATTAAAAGATTACTTCCTCATGAAAATTTAATCTATTTCGGCGATACCAAACATCTTCCGTACGGTGAAAAATCCAGGGAAGCGATCGTGGGATATTGTACGAAAATCACCGAATTTTTATTGGAGAAAAATTGTAAAGCCATTGTAATTGCCTGTAATTCTGCCACTGCAAATGCGTTAACAGAAGTGTTGGCATTGGTTAATAATCAAGTTCCGGTGATCGATGTGATTAATCCGGTTGCTGAAAAAGTGTCCTACGAAATACACAATAATGTGGGGGTGATTGCGACCAAAGCAACGGTCAATTCAGGATTGTATAAAAAATCGATCCGCAAGCACAATAAGTTTATTAAAGTCGATGAACTGGCGACCCCGCTTTTGGTGCCCGCCATCGAGGAGGGTTTTAGGAATCATCCGATTACGCATTCGATCATTTATAATTACCTGAGTAACAGTAAATTGAAAAATATTGAAACCCTGATTTTAGGCTGTACCCATTATCCACTTTTGCTGAACGAAATCAAACAATATTACGGAAACCGCGTTCGGGTAATCGATTCACCGAGTATCGTGGCGAATCAACTGAGAATTATTCTGGAAAAGCATCATTTGCTGAATGAAGATAATCCAAAACCTACCTATCAGTTTTTCCTTTCAGACATCACCAAAAACTTTGAAAAAATATCCAAAAAATTCTTTGGTAAAGCCATCAATCTGGAATTGAAAGTATTGTAA
- the lnt gene encoding apolipoprotein N-acyltransferase, producing the protein MKYIILSLLSAVLLSISWPTYGIPFFIFFALVPLLIIEHDISKFSKIKKKGRAIFGLTFLCFVIWNIVTTGWLYGAKNPDGTNSLLAVVVPVLLNSLFYSFIFQCYHWYKNAQGTYFGLTFLVAVWMVWEKIHLSWEFTWPWLNLGNAFADYPQLIQWYDTFGATGGSFWILLVNVFAFYTLRIWEAGRKRKSLIINSSILVAGIALPMIISVVKYQNFDLKPIGSVNVLMLQPDLNPYTEKYSKDSLTILNDLLTLAEENSNGQIDYYIGPETSLPGFGSISETGFEHSELLNKTKEFLTKHPKSVFATGISSHRFYANENERSKTAYQTSQGMYVDSYNSAIQIIPNQKIEVYHKGKLVPGVEIFPYINILKPILGNAMLDLGGTTASLGIDEERKVFDNPFNKGKMAPIICYESIYGEFVTDYVKKGANFLGIMTNDSWWGVTQGHKQLLAYAKMRAIETRREIARSANSGISAHIDVKGDVVADTFYGDKTALFAKIDLYDHQTFYTRTGDLLSRLSIFVFGFLIFYNWIKKYQNRKPQEPIKKIVIKR; encoded by the coding sequence ATGAAATATATTATTTTGTCCTTACTCTCGGCGGTTCTGCTGAGTATTTCATGGCCCACGTACGGCATTCCGTTTTTTATATTTTTTGCGCTCGTTCCTTTATTAATAATCGAACATGATATTTCTAAATTTTCTAAAATCAAAAAGAAAGGCAGGGCAATTTTCGGACTGACTTTCCTCTGTTTCGTGATTTGGAATATCGTCACCACCGGGTGGTTATACGGAGCGAAAAATCCGGACGGCACCAATTCTTTATTAGCCGTTGTGGTCCCGGTTTTATTGAATTCTCTCTTTTATTCCTTTATTTTTCAATGTTATCATTGGTATAAAAACGCGCAGGGAACTTATTTCGGACTGACCTTCTTGGTTGCCGTCTGGATGGTTTGGGAAAAAATCCATTTGAGCTGGGAATTCACCTGGCCGTGGTTGAATTTAGGAAACGCATTTGCCGATTATCCGCAGCTGATTCAGTGGTATGACACCTTTGGGGCAACAGGCGGAAGTTTCTGGATTTTACTGGTGAATGTTTTTGCTTTCTACACATTACGAATTTGGGAAGCCGGCAGAAAAAGAAAATCCTTAATCATCAACTCCTCCATTCTTGTTGCGGGAATTGCTTTGCCCATGATCATTTCAGTGGTGAAATACCAAAACTTTGATTTAAAACCCATTGGGTCGGTCAATGTTTTAATGCTGCAGCCGGACTTAAACCCCTACACCGAAAAATATTCAAAGGACAGTTTAACCATTTTAAATGATTTACTGACTTTAGCCGAAGAAAATTCAAACGGACAAATCGATTATTATATCGGTCCCGAAACTTCACTTCCCGGCTTTGGTTCGATTTCTGAAACGGGTTTTGAACACAGCGAACTTTTAAATAAAACGAAAGAATTTTTAACGAAACATCCGAAATCTGTTTTTGCCACGGGAATTTCATCCCACCGTTTTTACGCCAATGAAAATGAAAGATCAAAAACCGCGTACCAGACTTCGCAGGGAATGTACGTGGACAGTTATAATTCTGCCATTCAAATCATCCCTAACCAAAAAATAGAAGTTTATCACAAAGGTAAACTCGTGCCGGGTGTAGAGATTTTCCCTTACATCAATATACTGAAACCCATTCTCGGAAATGCGATGTTGGATCTGGGCGGAACAACTGCTTCTCTGGGAATTGACGAAGAAAGAAAGGTGTTCGACAATCCTTTTAACAAAGGAAAAATGGCGCCGATTATTTGCTACGAAAGTATTTACGGGGAATTCGTTACAGATTACGTTAAAAAAGGCGCGAACTTTTTAGGAATTATGACGAACGATTCCTGGTGGGGCGTTACACAAGGTCACAAACAACTTCTGGCTTATGCCAAAATGCGCGCCATAGAAACCCGGCGTGAAATTGCGAGATCTGCCAACAGCGGGATTTCTGCGCATATCGATGTGAAAGGTGATGTGGTGGCAGATACCTTTTATGGCGACAAAACAGCTCTTTTTGCGAAAATTGATCTGTATGATCACCAGACTTTTTATACCCGAACGGGAGATTTATTATCGCGGCTTTCTATTTTCGTTTTCGGCTTTCTGATTTTTTATAACTGGATTAAAAAATATCAGAACAGAAAACCGCAGGAACCGATAAAGAAAATTGTGATTAAAAGGTAA